A part of Saliniradius amylolyticus genomic DNA contains:
- the ubiG gene encoding bifunctional 2-polyprenyl-6-hydroxyphenol methylase/3-demethylubiquinol 3-O-methyltransferase UbiG, translating to MINKSQLSQPISDDNISNEEIARFDAMAESWWDPEGSYKTAIAFNQARTEVMLAQIQQHFGLEHATKPLEGVSILDVGCGGGLVSETLALKGAQVTGIDASAVSIQVARRHAKKTGVSVNYQHALSSDMAKQHDRFDVVINAEVVEHVPDQKQLIRECSEMVHPGGMLILATLNRTVKSFIIAILGAEYVMRYLPIGTHDWRLFVKPAELNQWTGEDMKLTFETGMRLNPFSGQWRVCQSTRVNYLQCYRKLPGLTLDT from the coding sequence ATGATCAACAAAAGCCAACTTTCTCAGCCGATATCGGACGATAATATTTCGAATGAGGAAATCGCTCGGTTTGATGCCATGGCCGAATCCTGGTGGGATCCGGAGGGCTCGTACAAAACCGCGATCGCCTTTAATCAAGCCCGCACCGAAGTAATGTTGGCACAGATACAACAACACTTTGGACTTGAGCATGCGACTAAGCCACTGGAAGGCGTGTCGATTCTTGATGTCGGCTGTGGTGGTGGACTGGTGAGTGAAACACTGGCGTTAAAGGGCGCACAGGTGACGGGCATCGACGCCAGCGCGGTGAGTATTCAGGTTGCCAGGCGCCATGCTAAGAAAACGGGCGTATCGGTCAATTACCAACATGCACTGTCGAGTGATATGGCGAAACAGCATGACAGATTCGATGTAGTGATCAATGCAGAGGTGGTCGAGCATGTCCCTGATCAAAAGCAACTCATCCGGGAATGCAGCGAAATGGTGCATCCCGGTGGTATGCTGATTCTGGCCACACTCAATCGCACCGTCAAAAGCTTTATCATTGCCATTCTGGGTGCCGAGTATGTGATGCGCTACTTACCCATTGGTACGCACGACTGGCGGCTTTTTGTTAAGCCCGCAGAACTGAACCAATGGACCGGCGAAGATATGAAACTGACCTTTGAAACCGGCATGAGGCTGAATCCGTTTTCAGGCCAATGGCGTGTTTGTCAAAGTACAAGGGTGAATTATCTGCAGTGTTACCGCAAGCTACCGGGCTTAACGCTTGATACCTGA
- a CDS encoding DUF2237 family protein, protein MANAKNVYGRPLKLCCGNTGFTREGFCYVPPQDAGNHSVCAAVDEAFLAYARSQGNDLSTPRPEFAFPGLKPGDRWCVCAARWLQAYQAGVAPLVDLEATHEKALDVIPLAMLESYALDVSQSG, encoded by the coding sequence ATGGCAAACGCGAAAAACGTCTACGGCAGACCACTTAAACTCTGTTGCGGTAACACGGGCTTTACCCGTGAAGGTTTCTGCTATGTGCCGCCTCAGGATGCCGGTAACCACAGTGTTTGCGCCGCGGTCGACGAGGCCTTTTTAGCATACGCACGCAGTCAGGGTAATGATCTCTCCACGCCGCGCCCGGAATTTGCCTTTCCCGGCCTAAAGCCGGGCGATCGCTGGTGTGTCTGTGCCGCGCGGTGGCTACAGGCTTATCAGGCGGGCGTGGCGCCTTTGGTCGATCTTGAAGCCACCCATGAAAAAGCGCTGGATGTGATCCCTCTGGCAATGCTGGAGTCCTATGCGCTGGATGTGAGTCAAAGCGGATAG
- the fghA gene encoding S-formylglutathione hydrolase: MAIEKLSEVKCFGGWQQRFQHQSDCLSCTMTFSVYLPPQAEQQMVPVIYWLSGLTCTDENFSTKSGAQRYAAEHGVALVMPDTSPRGDNVPDDPDGAFDFGLGAGFYVNATQSPWKAQYQMFDYVHRELPQVVESQLPVSGRKAISGHSMGGHGALVIGLTHPQDYKAISAFAPVCNPTQCPWGKKAFSNYLGDDRATWKAYDASERLDAFEGDMPILVDQGTADNFLKEQLGTPALEAANQRGLAEIRYQEGYDHSYYFIASFIGEHITFLAKALKG; the protein is encoded by the coding sequence TGGCAACAACGCTTTCAGCATCAGTCTGACTGTTTGAGTTGCACCATGACCTTTTCGGTCTATCTGCCACCACAGGCCGAGCAGCAAATGGTGCCGGTGATCTACTGGCTTTCCGGCCTGACCTGCACCGATGAGAACTTTTCTACCAAATCAGGCGCTCAGCGCTACGCCGCTGAGCATGGTGTGGCGTTGGTAATGCCCGATACCAGCCCCAGAGGCGATAACGTGCCGGATGATCCGGACGGTGCCTTTGATTTTGGTCTGGGCGCGGGGTTTTATGTCAATGCCACCCAGTCCCCCTGGAAAGCGCAGTATCAGATGTTTGACTATGTGCACCGCGAGCTGCCTCAGGTTGTCGAGTCGCAGTTGCCTGTGTCCGGCCGAAAAGCCATCAGCGGCCATTCCATGGGAGGGCATGGCGCACTGGTGATCGGTCTGACTCATCCACAAGACTACAAGGCGATTTCGGCCTTTGCGCCGGTGTGTAATCCCACACAGTGCCCTTGGGGGAAGAAAGCTTTTAGCAACTACCTGGGCGATGACAGAGCCACATGGAAAGCCTATGATGCCAGCGAACGTTTGGATGCGTTTGAGGGTGACATGCCTATTTTGGTGGATCAGGGCACGGCGGATAACTTTCTAAAGGAGCAACTGGGAACACCGGCGCTGGAAGCAGCCAATCAAAGAGGACTGGCCGAGATTCGCTATCAGGAAGGTTATGATCACAGTTACTACTTTATCGCCAGCTTCATCGGCGAGCATATCACCTTTCTGGCCAAGGCCTTAAAAGGCTAA